From a single Fibrobacter sp. UWH6 genomic region:
- a CDS encoding endo-1,4-beta-xylanase encodes MFKKFLTISALAAVSSFAGLLTNGDCSYGDGGWYIWNNPDGPAKYTSKLCEAGFGTDAGDGVASEGVRLEVTDLPNPSWGLQLQPPKWLADSAYYTLTFKAKGNMPINAIVQGGAPDWRQKESASFMLTNEWKEYSMTFLADQKGYGVNNITFHVGLAKGWLQMDDVEITRAEGMNDTTWYANNAARIDSLRKKDFTLALPDSMKGASDVKVELIRHAFPFGTALALYPSKDSIETWYRKTANKYFWYGVPENQFKWPEYEPKKGKIRRDEFKQYLDYVDAYKWGFRAHTLMWGIQGYGYDKHFSMKGSCKEIGEKLKARIDRDLKEYKGRIKEYDVWNEAFHEPFLFNKCGWDLLDSAHVWAHRADPDARLFVNEYQVVSAGETERLYDLVKGMLDRKIPVHGIGVQCHFGDRAINPAFIRARLDRLAELGLPIKVTELDFGDWQKGLYFGEDEQARRYEIVLRSFFSHPAIEGILLWGFWDNRHWVQNGGIIASDGREKPAAKLIYDLWHKVWTTNGTFKAEGDVVKFRGYPGKYKVTANGKSAVVELK; translated from the coding sequence ATGTTTAAGAAGTTTTTGACGATTTCCGCCCTGGCAGCCGTTTCCTCCTTTGCCGGCCTGCTGACTAACGGTGACTGCAGCTATGGCGACGGTGGCTGGTATATCTGGAATAATCCCGATGGTCCTGCAAAATATACCAGCAAGCTGTGCGAAGCTGGTTTCGGTACCGACGCCGGTGACGGTGTGGCCAGCGAAGGTGTCCGCCTTGAAGTGACTGATCTGCCCAACCCGTCCTGGGGTCTGCAGCTTCAGCCGCCCAAGTGGCTGGCCGATTCCGCCTACTATACCTTGACTTTCAAGGCCAAGGGCAACATGCCTATTAACGCTATCGTTCAGGGTGGCGCTCCCGACTGGCGTCAGAAGGAAAGCGCTTCCTTTATGCTGACCAACGAATGGAAGGAATATTCCATGACCTTCCTCGCCGACCAGAAGGGTTACGGCGTGAACAACATTACCTTCCATGTGGGCTTGGCCAAGGGCTGGCTCCAGATGGATGACGTGGAAATTACCAGGGCCGAAGGCATGAATGATACCACCTGGTATGCCAACAATGCCGCCCGTATCGATAGCCTCCGCAAGAAGGACTTCACCTTGGCCTTGCCGGATTCCATGAAGGGTGCTTCCGATGTGAAGGTGGAACTGATCCGTCATGCATTCCCCTTCGGAACTGCACTTGCGCTGTATCCCTCCAAGGACAGTATCGAAACCTGGTACCGCAAGACTGCCAATAAGTACTTCTGGTATGGCGTTCCCGAAAACCAGTTCAAGTGGCCGGAATACGAACCCAAGAAGGGCAAGATCCGCCGCGACGAATTCAAGCAGTATCTGGATTATGTAGACGCCTACAAGTGGGGCTTCCGTGCCCACACCCTTATGTGGGGTATCCAGGGTTACGGTTACGACAAGCACTTCAGCATGAAGGGCAGCTGCAAGGAAATCGGTGAAAAGCTGAAGGCCCGTATCGATCGCGACCTTAAGGAATACAAGGGCCGCATCAAGGAATATGACGTATGGAACGAAGCCTTCCATGAACCGTTCCTCTTTAACAAGTGCGGCTGGGACCTTCTGGATAGCGCCCATGTGTGGGCTCATCGCGCTGATCCCGACGCCCGTCTGTTCGTCAACGAATATCAGGTTGTCTCTGCCGGCGAAACCGAACGTCTCTATGACCTTGTGAAGGGTATGCTTGACCGCAAGATTCCTGTTCATGGTATCGGTGTGCAGTGCCACTTCGGTGACCGTGCCATCAACCCTGCCTTTATCCGTGCCCGTCTCGACCGCCTTGCTGAACTTGGTCTTCCCATCAAGGTGACTGAACTTGACTTTGGCGATTGGCAGAAGGGACTTTATTTTGGCGAAGACGAGCAGGCTCGCCGCTACGAAATCGTGCTCCGCTCCTTCTTCAGTCACCCCGCCATCGAAGGCATTCTGCTGTGGGGCTTCTGGGATAACCGTCACTGGGTCCAGAATGGCGGTATCATCGCTTCCGATGGTCGTGAAAAGCCTGCCGCCAAGTTGATTTACGACCTGTGGCACAAGGTGTGGACCACTAACGGAACTTTCAAGGCTGAAGGTGACGTGGTTAAGTTCCGCGGCTATCCGGGTAAGTATAAGGTGACCGCAAACGGCAAGTCCGCTGTAGTGGAACTGAAATAA
- a CDS encoding carboxylesterase, translating to MKSLVIYIHGKGGNAAEDEHYKPLFPDCEVMGFDYKAENPWDAKDEFIKYLESVSAGYDQVYLVANSIGAYFSMISLSSSRITKAYFISPMVDMEKLICDMMMWAGVSEDELCEKKTIATGFGETLSWEYLSYVRNHPIQWNVPTKILYGSKDNLVSLETITKFANKINAPLTVMEGGEHWFHTDEQMEFLDEWIKLPGNSR from the coding sequence ATGAAATCTCTCGTAATCTACATTCACGGGAAAGGCGGCAATGCTGCAGAAGATGAACATTACAAGCCTCTTTTTCCTGATTGTGAAGTCATGGGTTTTGACTACAAGGCAGAAAATCCCTGGGACGCCAAGGACGAATTTATCAAATACCTTGAATCTGTTTCCGCAGGCTATGATCAGGTCTATCTTGTCGCCAACAGCATCGGTGCATACTTTTCGATGATTTCCCTTAGTTCATCCCGAATCACAAAAGCTTATTTCATTTCGCCCATGGTGGATATGGAAAAGCTGATTTGCGATATGATGATGTGGGCTGGCGTTTCCGAAGATGAACTTTGCGAAAAGAAAACCATCGCCACGGGCTTCGGCGAAACCCTTTCCTGGGAATACCTAAGTTACGTCCGCAATCATCCTATCCAGTGGAATGTTCCCACCAAGATTCTTTACGGCTCCAAGGACAATCTTGTCTCCTTAGAAACCATCACCAAGTTTGCTAATAAAATCAATGCGCCTCTCACCGTCATGGAAGGCGGCGAACATTGGTTCCACACCGACGAGCAAATGGAATTCTTGGATGAATGGATAAAGCTACCGGGAAATTCTCGGTAG
- a CDS encoding GNAT family N-acetyltransferase, whose amino-acid sequence MLKSSVTPPISVRPDMQHKGLGKMLLDYALERARQMGAGCIAMCGNIQFYGKCGFVTATSKGIRYADDPDSDAPYFLIRELTPGFLDGVSGSYRDPAPYFVSEADVEEFDKQFPPKEKKVLPGQLG is encoded by the coding sequence ATGCTGAAATCATCGGTGACGCCGCCTATCAGCGTTCGCCCCGACATGCAACACAAGGGTCTTGGCAAGATGCTGCTGGACTACGCCCTGGAACGTGCCCGCCAGATGGGCGCCGGATGTATCGCCATGTGCGGTAACATCCAGTTCTACGGCAAGTGCGGTTTTGTCACTGCAACGTCCAAGGGTATCCGCTACGCCGACGATCCTGACAGCGACGCACCCTATTTCCTGATTCGGGAATTGACGCCTGGCTTTCTGGATGGAGTGAGCGGTTCCTACCGTGACCCAGCGCCTTACTTTGTAAGTGAAGCCGACGTGGAGGAATTCGATAAGCAGTTCCCGCCCAAGGAAAAGAAAGTGCTTCCCGGACAGTTGGGATAG
- a CDS encoding toxin-antitoxin system YwqK family antitoxin, giving the protein MKFILFLIALALIACSNSGIRKYPNGQLVQQGFRENGVEGVDKFYPSGALMEHNEFHGADRSNSTITTYYENGSMECKGSFAKGIQQGDFLCYFPSGALHVSVSEDGHVKQFYESGILLQEYFIENGKVEGDFISNYPDGRLQYRCKYKNDHEISREIFYKDGQVKTESKESNGSNSNNQKTRPNIHVSYSFHSNGMLARKAIFIAGRSVGKEFSYSLNGKISAERIFAFSVQQGFQREYYRNGNLRNDFVIYLSESGNHYDTYYHKLFDEDGNLKYYKDSLTEKFFYENGNLKSLKDSTGEYSYNEDGSLKKEIVNGIVHWIDRDWNDSSKICESWKDSLNNEYKGKCTNAKGAIISEFFEKGRIDNATVHIQKKRIYSDNGILIFSSEKQDSLVKETDFYESGKLWIQKEYYLEGYRRKLIYFKEYSEDEITIRDYQVIEVDGVRKAICHFKDFEGNDVEVPPRRRNRPFSMQDEVNGCIRKERPKYEYVEKCEVY; this is encoded by the coding sequence ATGAAATTCATTCTTTTTCTTATTGCACTAGCCTTGATTGCTTGCTCAAATTCAGGTATTCGAAAATACCCGAATGGTCAATTAGTACAGCAGGGTTTCAGAGAAAATGGTGTGGAAGGCGTTGATAAATTTTACCCATCCGGCGCCCTTATGGAGCACAATGAATTTCATGGGGCAGACCGTAGCAACTCAACTATCACTACCTACTACGAAAATGGTTCTATGGAATGCAAGGGTTCTTTCGCGAAGGGAATCCAACAAGGCGACTTTCTCTGCTATTTCCCATCGGGAGCATTGCACGTTTCTGTTAGTGAAGACGGTCATGTAAAGCAATTCTACGAATCAGGCATTCTACTTCAAGAATACTTTATAGAAAATGGCAAAGTGGAAGGAGACTTCATCAGCAATTATCCGGATGGTAGGTTACAATACAGATGCAAGTACAAAAATGACCACGAAATTTCCCGTGAGATTTTTTACAAAGATGGTCAGGTAAAAACCGAGTCAAAAGAAAGTAACGGCAGCAATTCGAATAATCAAAAGACAAGGCCAAATATTCATGTAAGCTACTCATTTCATTCTAATGGGATGCTGGCTCGAAAGGCAATTTTTATTGCAGGACGTTCCGTAGGAAAAGAATTCAGTTATTCACTCAATGGTAAAATAAGTGCCGAAAGGATTTTTGCCTTTAGTGTCCAACAAGGGTTTCAACGAGAATACTATCGCAATGGAAATCTTAGAAATGATTTTGTCATTTACCTTTCGGAATCAGGCAACCACTATGATACCTACTACCATAAATTATTTGACGAAGATGGAAATCTTAAATACTACAAGGATTCCTTGACCGAAAAATTTTTCTATGAAAACGGAAACCTAAAATCGCTAAAAGATTCCACAGGAGAATATTCATATAACGAGGATGGATCGCTAAAAAAAGAAATCGTAAATGGAATTGTACATTGGATAGACAGGGATTGGAACGATTCCTCCAAAATATGCGAATCCTGGAAAGACTCCCTGAACAACGAATACAAAGGCAAATGCACCAATGCAAAAGGCGCTATCATAAGCGAATTCTTTGAAAAAGGAAGAATCGATAACGCGACGGTACACATTCAGAAAAAAAGAATCTATTCCGATAATGGCATCCTAATTTTTAGTTCTGAAAAACAAGATAGTCTGGTAAAGGAAACAGACTTTTACGAAAGCGGTAAACTTTGGATTCAAAAGGAATACTACCTAGAAGGATACAGGCGCAAACTGATTTACTTCAAGGAATATTCCGAAGATGAAATCACAATTCGCGATTACCAGGTTATCGAGGTAGACGGGGTGCGCAAGGCCATTTGTCACTTCAAGGACTTTGAGGGAAATGATGTTGAAGTTCCTCCACGTCGTCGTAACAGACCTTTTAGTATGCAGGACGAAGTGAATGGCTGCATTCGCAAGGAAAGACCGAAGTACGAATACGTGGAAAAGTGCGAAGTTTATTAG
- a CDS encoding type II toxin-antitoxin system RelB/DinJ family antitoxin, giving the protein METTVIQTRVETSLKKEAEEFFQSVGLDMTTAIRLFLNQVLIQKKIPFEIESKESISRAQALENFYAMRAGARNLQEMSLDEINAEIQCVRERSKAKAYK; this is encoded by the coding sequence ATGGAAACGACAGTCATTCAAACGCGTGTAGAAACTTCCTTGAAAAAGGAAGCTGAAGAATTTTTTCAGTCTGTTGGTCTTGATATGACCACTGCGATTAGGCTTTTTTTGAATCAGGTCTTGATCCAGAAAAAAATCCCGTTTGAGATTGAATCCAAGGAGTCGATCTCGAGAGCACAGGCATTGGAAAATTTTTATGCGATGCGTGCTGGTGCAAGGAACTTGCAGGAAATGTCCTTGGATGAAATCAATGCTGAAATTCAGTGCGTCAGGGAAAGAAGCAAGGCCAAGGCGTATAAGTGA
- a CDS encoding type II toxin-antitoxin system RelE/ParE family toxin, with protein MEEIVAYNGSSYTIEWFYDEQGKSDALDFFNGLNDVSKRKVMMLFKRMGDFGRISDLTKFRNEGDKIYAFKPQPNRFLSFFYTGKKIIVTNAFCKKGQKLPEEEKSKAISRKENYEKRVIAGVYYVKG; from the coding sequence TTGGAAGAGATTGTTGCATACAATGGTTCATCGTACACCATCGAATGGTTTTATGATGAGCAAGGAAAAAGTGATGCTTTAGATTTTTTCAATGGATTGAATGATGTAAGCAAAAGAAAGGTAATGATGCTTTTTAAACGTATGGGTGATTTTGGCCGTATTTCTGATCTTACAAAGTTTAGAAATGAAGGCGATAAGATTTATGCGTTTAAACCTCAGCCGAATAGGTTTCTGTCTTTCTTTTATACAGGCAAGAAAATCATTGTGACGAATGCTTTTTGTAAAAAAGGTCAGAAGCTTCCGGAAGAAGAAAAATCAAAAGCAATCAGCAGAAAAGAAAACTACGAAAAACGAGTAATCGCTGGAGTATATTATGTCAAAGGCTAA
- a CDS encoding efflux RND transporter permease subunit: protein MAYIHVELKEWNSKQLDIDIDSAQTLVRKYFPKADVGVEGYAVEQSSMNNKLVEGEIKSVCISFVVIALLLIASFMSVKTGLIGMIPNVAPILVIGGVMGACAFSMDMMTMMVIPMAIGIAVDDTIHFVNHSKLCFERCGNYRESILATFRDVGKSMVSTTIILCMMFLAYMVSPVTIFFRVGLMATIGLVTAMVADFTSA, encoded by the coding sequence ATGGCCTACATTCATGTGGAACTGAAGGAATGGAATTCCAAGCAGCTGGACATCGATATCGATAGCGCACAAACTCTGGTTCGCAAGTATTTCCCCAAGGCAGATGTTGGCGTAGAAGGTTACGCCGTAGAACAATCCTCCATGAACAACAAACTGGTGGAAGGTGAAATCAAATCCGTCTGCATCTCCTTCGTAGTAATTGCGCTGCTTTTGATTGCCTCCTTCATGAGCGTAAAAACTGGTCTTATCGGCATGATCCCCAACGTGGCACCCATCCTTGTGATTGGCGGCGTCATGGGCGCATGCGCCTTCAGCATGGACATGATGACCATGATGGTGATTCCCATGGCCATCGGCATTGCGGTGGACGATACCATCCATTTCGTGAACCATTCCAAGCTCTGCTTTGAACGATGCGGCAACTACCGCGAATCCATTCTCGCCACCTTCAGAGACGTGGGCAAGAGCATGGTCAGCACCACCATCATTCTCTGCATGATGTTCCTCGCCTACATGGTCAGCCCCGTCACCATCTTTTTCAGAGTGGGCCTCATGGCAACCATCGGCCTCGTCACCGCCATGGTCGCCGACTTCACTTCAGCTTAA
- a CDS encoding helix-turn-helix transcriptional regulator, with protein sequence MSKAKSTFDKMMEDPKQKEAFDKEYANFLLSELLLEAMAQEKISVRKLSSLSGISTSVIQNLRAMQPVNVTLKTLTALLAPLGYELTARKGKKVVKLSA encoded by the coding sequence ATGTCAAAGGCTAAATCAACATTTGATAAAATGATGGAAGATCCTAAGCAAAAGGAAGCCTTTGACAAGGAATACGCAAATTTCCTTTTGTCTGAGTTGTTGCTTGAGGCAATGGCTCAGGAAAAAATCAGCGTTCGTAAGTTGTCAAGTCTTTCAGGGATTTCGACTTCAGTCATTCAAAATTTGCGAGCCATGCAGCCTGTTAATGTAACGCTAAAAACATTGACCGCATTACTTGCCCCTTTAGGCTATGAACTTACAGCACGAAAAGGGAAGAAAGTTGTAAAACTTTCAGCTTGA
- a CDS encoding glycosyl hydrolase family 8, with the protein MNEKVVDVGQVRRDVQGSCVMKSVFEQIGKTPAEIEAKLQTAFGQLFEGDPENERVCFNHGDDLAYIVDIGHTDIRSEGMSYGMTIAALMGKRDLFDRLWNFSRRYMRNKEGALEGYYSWQVSTKDFSMMDTGPAPDGEEYFAIALIYGAKVFGCDEYLKEAVKLLHDMAYKPETEEVFTMMDRKAGLVRFSPMKGNDYTDPSYNTLAFYRMYGEACKVAEAKGIAGVACSVAGAASSSVAGSAGSDGAVTADQDVDFWKKIAANSFEYLKKACHPVTGMAADYSEFDGTPRKTPWHDASHCFCGDAWRVAWNIALDAKNLERAQLAAAGNGAAVGVAGTQPDDVAAVREWEIAEIRRLLNYFNDHRPYVADSYIDGSGFFREARLATGGLIGMNGAATIALPEGDPLIKPFAEDLWNLEVPTGTWRYYDGLLYMLGLLACSGKFYV; encoded by the coding sequence GTGAACGAAAAAGTCGTGGATGTCGGACAGGTTCGTCGTGACGTTCAGGGAAGTTGTGTTATGAAGAGCGTTTTTGAACAGATCGGGAAGACTCCCGCAGAAATTGAAGCCAAGCTTCAGACCGCCTTTGGGCAGCTCTTCGAGGGCGATCCCGAAAATGAGCGCGTGTGCTTTAACCACGGCGATGACCTGGCCTACATCGTAGATATCGGCCACACGGACATCCGTTCCGAGGGCATGAGCTACGGCATGACTATTGCCGCCCTCATGGGCAAGCGCGACTTGTTCGACAGACTCTGGAATTTCTCCAGGCGCTACATGCGCAACAAGGAAGGCGCCCTTGAAGGCTATTATTCCTGGCAGGTTTCCACCAAGGATTTTTCCATGATGGATACGGGCCCCGCTCCCGATGGCGAGGAATATTTTGCGATCGCGCTGATTTATGGCGCCAAGGTTTTTGGATGTGATGAATACCTGAAGGAAGCGGTGAAGCTGCTTCACGATATGGCCTACAAGCCGGAAACGGAAGAAGTGTTCACCATGATGGACCGGAAGGCTGGTCTTGTGCGATTCTCTCCTATGAAGGGAAATGACTACACGGACCCCAGCTACAACACGCTGGCATTCTACCGCATGTACGGTGAAGCCTGCAAGGTTGCTGAAGCCAAGGGTATCGCCGGTGTCGCTTGTTCTGTCGCGGGGGCCGCTTCTAGTTCTGTCGCTGGCTCCGCTGGAAGTGACGGCGCAGTGACCGCTGACCAGGATGTGGATTTCTGGAAGAAGATTGCCGCCAACAGTTTTGAGTACCTGAAGAAGGCTTGCCACCCGGTAACGGGTATGGCTGCAGACTACAGCGAATTTGACGGCACTCCCCGCAAGACTCCCTGGCACGATGCAAGCCACTGCTTCTGCGGTGACGCCTGGCGCGTAGCCTGGAATATCGCCCTGGACGCTAAGAACCTGGAACGTGCCCAGCTGGCCGCTGCCGGGAATGGCGCCGCAGTCGGCGTCGCGGGAACCCAGCCTGACGATGTTGCCGCAGTCCGTGAATGGGAAATCGCGGAAATCCGCCGCCTGCTGAATTACTTTAATGACCACCGCCCCTATGTGGCCGACTCCTACATCGACGGCTCCGGATTCTTCCGTGAAGCACGTCTGGCTACCGGTGGCCTTATCGGTATGAACGGTGCTGCAACTATTGCGCTGCCCGAAGGCGATCCGCTGATCAAGCCTTTTGCCGAAGACCTGTGGAACCTGGAAGTTCCTACGGGTACCTGGCGTTACTACGACGGACTTCTCTACATGTTGGGTCTGCTGGCCTGCAGTGGAAAGTTCTACGTATAG
- a CDS encoding GNAT family N-acetyltransferase: MSINSEYTIRQEQPADFSAVENLTREAFWNVYRPGCSEHYVLHCYRNHPDFIPELSLVLEGPGNCGLSAGENCREAVGREILAHVMFAWSEILVDPQAGSAQAGETAQEPQRLRMMTFGPISVRPDMQRKGLGKMLLDYALERARQMGAGCIAMCGNIQFYGKCGFAVATSKGIRYADDPDGDAPYFLIRELTPGFLDGIRGSYRDPSPYFVDDKDVEEFDKQFPPKEKKVLPGQLG, from the coding sequence ATGTCTATTAATTCTGAATACACTATCCGACAGGAACAGCCTGCCGATTTCTCTGCTGTTGAAAACTTGACCCGTGAAGCTTTCTGGAACGTCTATCGTCCCGGATGCTCGGAACATTACGTGCTTCATTGCTACAGGAACCATCCGGACTTTATTCCCGAATTGAGCCTGGTGCTGGAAGGCCCTGGGAACTGCGGGCTTTCCGCAGGTGAAAACTGTCGCGAGGCAGTGGGTCGCGAAATTCTCGCCCATGTCATGTTCGCCTGGAGCGAAATTCTGGTGGACCCGCAGGCCGGTTCCGCTCAGGCTGGGGAGACCGCGCAGGAACCGCAGCGCCTGCGCATGATGACCTTCGGGCCTATCAGCGTCCGACCCGACATGCAGCGTAAGGGTTTAGGCAAGATGCTGCTGGACTATGCCCTGGAACGTGCCCGCCAAATGGGTGCCGGATGTATCGCCATGTGCGGTAACATCCAGTTCTACGGCAAGTGCGGTTTTGCAGTTGCAACGTCCAAGGGTATCCGCTACGCGGACGATCCTGATGGCGACGCGCCCTACTTCCTGATTCGGGAGTTGACGCCTGGTTTTCTGGATGGCATCCGCGGAAGTTATCGCGATCCTTCGCCCTACTTCGTCGACGATAAAGACGTGGAGGAATTCGATAAGCAGTTCCCGCCTAAGGAAAAGAAGGTGTTGCCCGGGCAACTAGGGTAG
- the pepT gene encoding peptidase T: MKVQERFLKYVSFHTTSDENCENCPSSERQLALGKYLAQELNDIGLQQVKMDEHGYVYGLLPATAGHEDDDAIAFISHMDTSPDFSGENVKPQIIENYDGGDVVLKGSGAVLKVADFPTLKTLKGRTLITTDGTTLLGADDKAGIAEIVTAMEELVATDRHAESRGYENLSGHGDIWVCFTPDEEIGRGADLVDLNYMKAKYGYTVDGGYEGDIAYENFNAASAKFIVHGKSVHPGEAKDIMKNASLIAAEIAMALPADETPAMTEGHQGFYHLTDMQGDVSEATLCYIVRDHDKKRFEERQEFLRQVAAKYNAKFGGTAFADASKERAGGSVVELQLKHSYSNMLEVIEKCPEVLERARAAIESVDVEPVSEPVRGGTDGSKLSFMGLPCPNLGTGGYGYHGPFEHVSVEAMEAVVKIIKKIACG, translated from the coding sequence ATGAAGGTACAGGAACGTTTTTTAAAGTACGTCAGCTTCCATACCACTTCCGATGAGAACTGCGAAAATTGTCCTAGTTCGGAACGTCAGCTTGCATTGGGCAAGTACTTGGCCCAAGAGCTGAACGACATCGGCTTGCAGCAGGTAAAGATGGACGAACACGGCTATGTGTACGGCTTGCTGCCCGCTACCGCCGGCCACGAAGATGACGACGCCATCGCCTTCATTAGCCACATGGATACCTCGCCGGACTTTAGCGGCGAAAATGTGAAGCCCCAGATTATCGAAAATTACGACGGCGGCGATGTTGTGCTGAAAGGTTCCGGCGCCGTGTTGAAAGTGGCCGACTTCCCCACCCTTAAAACTCTGAAGGGCCGCACCCTGATTACCACCGACGGCACCACATTGCTGGGCGCCGACGACAAGGCGGGCATTGCAGAAATCGTCACCGCCATGGAAGAGCTGGTGGCTACCGACCGCCACGCCGAAAGTCGCGGCTACGAAAATCTTTCCGGCCATGGGGACATCTGGGTTTGCTTTACGCCCGACGAAGAAATCGGTCGCGGTGCGGATCTGGTTGACTTGAATTACATGAAGGCCAAGTACGGCTACACCGTTGACGGCGGCTACGAAGGGGACATCGCCTACGAGAACTTCAATGCGGCTAGCGCAAAGTTCATTGTCCACGGCAAGAGCGTTCATCCCGGTGAAGCAAAGGACATCATGAAGAACGCAAGCCTCATAGCTGCGGAAATCGCCATGGCGCTCCCTGCCGACGAAACGCCCGCCATGACCGAAGGCCACCAGGGTTTCTATCACCTGACAGATATGCAAGGCGACGTCAGCGAAGCCACCCTCTGCTACATCGTCCGCGATCATGACAAGAAGCGCTTTGAAGAACGTCAGGAATTTTTACGCCAAGTTGCCGCGAAGTACAATGCGAAATTCGGCGGTACCGCTTTTGCGGATGCAAGTAAGGAACGTGCCGGCGGCAGCGTCGTAGAACTGCAGCTGAAACATTCCTACAGCAACATGCTGGAAGTCATCGAGAAATGCCCCGAAGTTCTGGAACGCGCCCGTGCCGCCATTGAATCCGTTGATGTGGAGCCGGTCAGTGAACCTGTCCGCGGCGGCACCGACGGCTCCAAGCTCAGCTTTATGGGATTGCCCTGCCCCAACCTTGGAACAGGCGGCTACGGCTACCATGGTCCCTTCGAGCACGTTTCCGTAGAAGCCATGGAAGCCGTGGTAAAAATCATCAAGAAAATCGCCTGCGGGTAA
- a CDS encoding putative toxin-antitoxin system toxin component, PIN family, whose protein sequence is MILATFDTNVLVSALMARRDDSATVVVVRMMLEGKIVPLYNEEILEEYGEVLRRSKFRFPEPRIQFLLESIKTFGMNVDRLETGMVLPDMDDLVFYEITMGKADEDAYLITGNIKHFPEQSNIVTPAEMVEIVNLS, encoded by the coding sequence GTGATTCTTGCGACGTTTGATACAAATGTCCTGGTTTCTGCTTTGATGGCACGTCGTGATGATTCCGCGACAGTTGTCGTTGTACGTATGATGCTTGAAGGCAAGATAGTTCCGCTGTACAACGAAGAAATTCTTGAAGAATATGGCGAGGTTCTAAGGCGCTCAAAGTTCCGTTTTCCAGAGCCACGCATTCAGTTCCTTTTGGAGTCTATCAAGACCTTCGGAATGAATGTGGATCGTCTTGAGACCGGAATGGTGCTGCCCGATATGGATGATCTCGTATTTTACGAAATTACGATGGGCAAGGCTGACGAAGATGCCTATTTGATAACCGGGAACATCAAGCATTTCCCCGAACAGTCAAATATTGTAACTCCGGCAGAAATGGTGGAGATTGTGAATTTAAGCTGA
- a CDS encoding TIGR03905 family TSCPD domain-containing protein, producing MQTKEFKTSGTCAQLITFDYENGKMYNLNFMGGCNGNLKAIGKLCEGKDMKEIADILEGNTCNGKSTSCADQLAKAIREVL from the coding sequence ATGCAGACTAAGGAATTCAAGACCAGCGGCACCTGCGCCCAGCTCATCACTTTCGACTACGAAAACGGCAAGATGTACAACCTCAACTTCATGGGTGGCTGCAACGGCAACCTGAAAGCCATCGGCAAGCTCTGCGAAGGCAAGGACATGAAGGAAATCGCCGACATCCTGGAAGGCAACACCTGCAACGGAAAATCCACTTCCTGCGCCGACCAGCTGGCCAAGGCCATCCGGGAAGTACTTTAA